A single genomic interval of Fibrobacter sp. UWB13 harbors:
- a CDS encoding LD-carboxypeptidase gives MILGGCGDDNSSSASVNLKNAPIAEGTAPAFLKKGDKIALLSPSYTTPDSTIQKTADVLEDWGFKPVIGKSVGKVEAGKLAGTAEERAEDFENALKDTSIKAILCNRGGYGTIQLVDLIDPQLVKKNPKWVIGYSDVTTLHAMQTKAGVMSIHGTMSSSIAKTEGKDENSTLLRDLLKGEVPTYKVPKHKYNQKGKAEGILVGGNMATFVPLIGASDIDVFQNDGVILFMEEIGENLRNIDRMFHSIELHGVMENVRGVILGEFVSSGTDLDYESTEAMLSKYLKEYDIPVICGFPAGHDDINVPIVMGSKVKMEVTSDGATVSFDIKGEKKTVDTDKLTTPQSLPKALLKMMAGKTFDVEE, from the coding sequence ATGATACTTGGTGGTTGCGGTGACGACAATTCTTCTAGCGCTTCTGTGAACTTGAAAAACGCACCGATTGCAGAAGGCACGGCGCCCGCATTCTTGAAAAAAGGCGACAAGATTGCGCTCCTTTCGCCCTCCTACACAACACCCGATTCCACAATCCAAAAGACCGCAGACGTCCTCGAGGACTGGGGATTCAAGCCCGTCATCGGTAAGAGCGTCGGCAAGGTTGAAGCAGGCAAGTTAGCAGGCACCGCCGAAGAACGCGCCGAAGATTTTGAAAACGCACTCAAGGACACAAGCATCAAGGCGATCCTTTGCAATCGCGGTGGCTACGGCACTATCCAGCTTGTCGATTTGATAGACCCGCAGCTCGTAAAAAAGAACCCGAAATGGGTTATCGGCTATAGCGATGTGACCACGTTACACGCCATGCAGACCAAAGCGGGCGTCATGAGCATCCACGGTACCATGAGTTCGAGCATCGCAAAAACCGAGGGCAAGGATGAAAATAGCACGCTCCTGCGCGACTTGCTCAAAGGCGAAGTCCCGACGTACAAAGTTCCTAAGCACAAATACAACCAGAAAGGCAAAGCCGAGGGTATTCTCGTAGGCGGCAACATGGCAACATTTGTGCCACTCATCGGCGCTAGCGACATCGACGTTTTCCAGAATGACGGCGTCATCCTCTTTATGGAAGAAATCGGCGAAAACTTGCGCAACATCGACCGCATGTTCCATTCCATTGAGCTTCACGGCGTGATGGAAAATGTAAGAGGCGTTATCCTTGGTGAATTTGTAAGCTCCGGAACAGACCTCGATTACGAAAGCACCGAAGCGATGCTCTCCAAGTATTTGAAGGAATACGACATTCCTGTGATTTGCGGATTTCCCGCCGGGCACGACGACATCAACGTACCGATCGTTATGGGATCCAAGGTGAAAATGGAAGTGACTAGCGACGGGGCTACAGTTTCCTTCGACATCAAGGGCGAAAAGAAAACAGTCGACACAGACAAGCTCACGACTCCACAATCGCTCCCCAAAGCATTGCTGAAAATGATGGCGGGCAAAACATTTGATGTTGAAGAATAA
- the nagZ gene encoding beta-N-acetylhexosaminidase, translating into MFCKKHVIANLLGCTATAFFLTACGDDSSSGPSSEDSAIQKMSIREKVGQMFFVRPEALDTSIHWNEYAELPDYKLEQVNKTMLAVNKDYPIGGMILYAHNIVDETQLKKFIEEIRELNGSPLLAIDEEGGRVARIANNENFDVPKYESMAAIAESDDPEEAYKAAFTIGTYVKKYGFDIDYAPVADVNTNPDNIVIGPRAFSDDPETAAKFIVSYLNGLESAGVIGTLKHFPGHGDVSTDTHYGYASTDKTWDEMLKCEMIPFKAGIKAGAQMIMTAHIAAPKVSGDDLPATLSSVILQDKLRGELGFDGVIVTDAMDMGAITKQFSNAEAAIKSIQAGVDVVLCSREFTQVFDAVVKAVEKGEIKESRIDESVKRILKLKQKN; encoded by the coding sequence ATGTTTTGCAAAAAGCATGTCATTGCGAATTTGCTTGGATGTACGGCGACAGCATTTTTCCTTACCGCGTGCGGTGACGATTCTTCGAGCGGGCCATCGTCTGAAGATTCCGCCATCCAGAAAATGTCCATCCGCGAAAAAGTCGGGCAGATGTTCTTTGTGCGCCCCGAAGCATTGGACACAAGCATCCATTGGAACGAATACGCTGAGCTCCCCGATTACAAGCTTGAGCAGGTCAACAAGACCATGTTAGCGGTTAATAAAGACTACCCTATCGGCGGAATGATTCTTTACGCACACAACATTGTAGATGAAACCCAGCTCAAAAAATTCATTGAAGAAATTAGAGAACTGAACGGCTCGCCGCTCCTTGCGATTGACGAAGAAGGCGGTCGCGTGGCGCGCATTGCCAACAACGAAAATTTCGATGTGCCTAAATACGAAAGCATGGCCGCCATCGCAGAAAGCGATGACCCGGAAGAGGCTTACAAAGCCGCATTTACCATCGGGACTTACGTCAAGAAATACGGTTTCGACATTGACTACGCTCCAGTCGCTGACGTGAACACGAATCCAGACAACATCGTTATCGGTCCGCGCGCGTTCTCGGACGACCCGGAAACCGCGGCCAAGTTTATAGTGAGCTATTTGAATGGTCTTGAATCCGCAGGCGTCATCGGCACACTCAAGCATTTCCCTGGGCATGGCGATGTAAGCACGGACACGCATTACGGCTACGCTTCAACGGACAAGACCTGGGATGAAATGCTCAAATGCGAAATGATCCCGTTCAAGGCGGGAATCAAGGCTGGCGCCCAAATGATTATGACAGCGCACATTGCAGCCCCGAAAGTATCCGGCGATGATTTACCGGCAACGTTATCATCGGTTATTTTGCAGGATAAGCTCCGCGGCGAGCTCGGTTTTGACGGAGTTATTGTGACCGACGCCATGGACATGGGCGCCATCACCAAGCAATTCAGCAATGCCGAAGCGGCGATTAAGTCCATCCAGGCTGGCGTCGATGTGGTGCTTTGTTCCAGAGAATTTACGCAGGTTTTCGATGCAGTTGTCAAAGCGGTCGAAAAAGGCGAAATCAAGGAATCGCGCATCGACGAAAGCGTCAAGCGAATTTTAAAACTAAAACAAAAAAACTAA